The Miscanthus floridulus cultivar M001 chromosome 6, ASM1932011v1, whole genome shotgun sequence genomic interval TTGCTTCGCCCGTGCTACTTTGTTATCTTCCCATTTTGCTCTCGCCTTTCGCCTGTGCCGGAATCTCATAACAGTGATAATCTGTGAAATTATGCTGTAaattcgagtgttttttttgggtTTTCCATTGCTAGATTAGAAGATAAGTTGAGGTACTGCTCTCTGTGAACAGATGGGGAGCAGTAAAATTGTGCGGTAAATGATGAAATGTTACGTTTTACATGGTATATATTTCCGCGACGCGGAAACAATTTGATATCGCGAGATCTTTTCATTTCTTGGATTCGTTTTTGTCTATGCCTGGCGATGGCAGCTGGGGACGATAGGAAATAGTAACATTCCGTTATCAGTGGGGGATGCCTTTTGTGTTGGATGCGAGAATGCCGTGGCATTTCCTTTCTTGTGGACATTTTTGTTAGTTTCAGTGGACCGTGGAACCTATGAATAGTGTAGGCATTGCTAGCAAGCTTTTGGTAAGAATGCGCCAAAAGTTTGGTCTTTTACCAGGAATGAAATTAAACTGTAAGACTACTGCTCTTCGTATTTCTTCTGCTTTTTTCCTGCAAATGTTGTTTaattataaataataaaatatTCTGCTGAGAGCAGCAAAGACTGTTCATCTCTGCTAAATTTCTGGAAATAAGGCGGTAATATAACAAAGAGTAGTGTTCTGTTTACCCTGTTCTGGATGGATACTTTAGGTCTAGACATTGGACTGTGAAAGGCAGGAACTGATATTTGGCTTAAATACTTCAAACCATTTCTAGAATTTAGGTTTGGACCGAGTTGTTGAGATCATGTGCTCAGATGTGTTCATGAGTGTTGCCAGGGGTAGCTCTGATGAAATTAATTCACTGTGAAGATCGGCACATGTAACTTTTATTGCCTTGGAAATTATTTTCAATAATTGTTCGTTTGTTTATTCAGATTGGTCAGGGTACATACAGTAATGTTTACAGAGCTCGTGATCTTGAAAAGGAGAAGATTGTTGCTTTGAAGAAAGTGCGCTTTGATAATCTGGAACCTGAGAGCGTGAAATTTATGGCAAGGGAAATCCTCATTTTGCGTCGACTTGATCATCCAAATGTTATCAAGCTAGAGGGTCTAGTAACGTCAAGGATGTCCTGCAGCTTATATCTTGTTTTTGAGTACATGGAGCATGATCTAGCTGGACTAGCTTCTTTCCCTGGAGTAAAATTTACCGAGTCTCAGGTATGTAGTCATATTGTTGTGGTCCTTAGTGTATTCGCCTGTCAATATTCCTGCTACTATCTTAGTCTCAGAGAGAGAAAGAAGTCGATGACATTGCTTGGTACAGTGGTAGTAGTAACTTTTTGAAATGAAGTGAGAACTACTAGCTATTTGTATGAACTATGGTCAGTAAATGCTGACAATAAGCATCCCTAGATGAAGTGTTCCATGTAATATCAGTCTCATTATTAAAATAAAATAGTTGGCAACATTGCCTGGTAGCCGGTATAGCATTTTTGAAATGAAGTGAACTAGCTATTTGTATGATCTATGGTCTGATGATACGCACCACTGTTGTCCAGGTAAAGTGTTACATGCAACAGCTCCTCCGTGGTCTTGAGCATTGCCACAGTCGTCACATTCTGCACCGTGACATTAAGGGTTCAAATCTCTTGATTGATAACCGAGGCATATTGAAGATAGCAGATTTTGGATTAGCAAGCTTCTTTGATCCTGAACAACGGCATCCTTTGACTAGTCGTGTTGTCACGCTATGGTATAGGCCACCAGAGCTCTTGCTCGGTGCCACCAATTATGGTGTTTCTGTAGACCTCTGGAGTGCTGGCTGCATTCTTGCCGAGCTATATGCTGGCAAGCCTATCATGCCTGGTAGAACAGAGGTATGCTAACAAGCTCCCCTCACACTAAGTGTATGCTGTAAGAGAATCTCTTCAGTAGTTATATTTGTTTACAAAACTAAGTTGTTAAAGCTTCACTGTTTCTAGGTTGAGCAGTTGCATAAAATATTTAAACTCTGTGGTTCACCGTCAGAGGATTATTGGAGGAAATCTAAGCTTCCCCATGCCACCATTTTCAAACCGCAACACCCGTATGCAAGGCGTGTACCAGAAACATTTAAAGAGTTCCCTGCTCCTGCTCTGGCATTAGTAGATGTTCTCCTCTCAGTAGACCCAGCAGATCGTGGAACTGCGTCTTCTGCATTGCAAAGTGAGGTATACAAATTCCCTCTTAAACCTTTCTCCAGCAACACAAGGCATTTATTTTGTGTTTTCAAACAGGCCATTCTTTTTTATGAGACATGCTGTTTCAATACTCATTTTGTTTGCAGCATTTGAAAtattctaaaatttgaattttcaacATGGCGGAATGAACTTATCTTGTGCTTAACAGTCTATACTCGATAGTCTGGCAATCAGGAAGTAGTGGGTAGCACCATACATTTCTATGTCATGCTTTTAATCATATTGGAATAGCCAGTTTTATCCTTGTATTATCAAGTAATATGCCCAAAAGTGACACTTATCGTTTCTTTTCTATTTCATTCCTCCTGCCTTAAATAATTAGCTATGAACCTATTGTTGTGTCTGTAGTTTTTTACAACAAAGCCATATGCTTGCAATCCTTCAAGCTTGCCTAGGTATCCCCCAAGCAAAGAGTTTGATGCAAAACGTCGGGAGGAGGAAGCTCGAAGGTAAGCACAACCAACTTGGTGTTCGCATTTTATCATCAACCAAAGACAATTCTTAATGAGGCATTGATCTTTATTGTTTCCTGTTGGAAAAGTACATAAGCACTTCACTAGGTCATGGAGCACAAAACTTATCTTTGTCGACCTGTCAAACTTATATGAACATTATTATATTTTTCACAAGCACATGAACATATACTACCTCCATTTCACAAGATTCATCGTTCACGACACCTTTCTGCACCTTTTGCCATTTGTACCCATGCTGTGATAGTTGGAAAGTTGAGTTACTAGAGTGAGTCATGTAACAGGGACAGCAATTGTTACTTTTTTTTCCCTTGATGTTACATCTTGtcgttgaagggcgggcctggtgcaagcggtagagtcttaccgtctgtgactggaaggtcccgggttcgagtcgtggtctcctcgcattgcacaggcgagggtaccgtctatatatttgatcaaactttAGGCGCTTTAACTGAGAATGCACCTTGAACtgcattctttttgggacggaggtatTATTACACAACATTCCATCCGTGGATGGTGCTTCCCCTACACCTACACAGGATTAACATTTATCTCTCATTTTTCTCATGTATAATTAGCACGTCCTGTTTTCTAGACCTGCACGActtgtttcatttttttttccaTTTCCTTTAGTCTGTTGCCTGTTCCATCTTTTTCTATTTAAATTTTAACACTTACGTGAAAGGCAACCAACTTGTTGTCATACTGCAGTGCCTGCATTTCTTTTGTACTGATCATAGCCATTAACTTTTTAGGCAAGGTGTTACTGGAGGAAAGCAACATAAACATGACCCCGAAAGGAGAACTAGAGAATCAAGAGCAGTCCCTGCCCCTGATGCAAATGCAGAATTAGTGTCATCATTGCAGGTAATTCTCCACTTGTTGACACTTTCCTGAATAGTCCTTTTTTATCTTTAGCTTGGAGATGCATATGCACTTGTCTTGTCACTTCAATCCATAAGTAACCTGTATTGCCTGCTGCATGAATGTCTTTGATTTCAGAAAAGGCAAGCCCAAGCTAATACCAGGAGCAGGAGTGAGATGTTCAATCCCTGCAAAGAAGACTCCGCGTCTGGATTCCGAATAGAACCACCCCGGCCAACTCCTGTTACTGAGTCTTCTGAAGACCCACAACGTGCCTACCCAACCAGGATCTTCCATTCTGGTCCTTTAGTTAATCAGAGCGAGCCATCAAAGGCTGGAGGTGGCAAAAACGGTGAACTTCAGGTCCCTGGTGCTGCGAATCACCCTGTGGTTGTGTCAACAAGATCAGGTCTCCGAACGGACGATGGCAGCAGGACAATGGTTGCTCAAGCTGAAGCATTTGCTCATGGGCGGAGGTTGTCGGAGTCCATCAATGAGCATTTCAGTAACAGTGGGAAGTACGATCAAGTGTTCCCGAAGAAGGATGACAGGAACATCAGGGCTGATGGAGCTATTGTAAGTAACGTCCTGCCTGAAATGCAAAAGGATGGAAAGCTTGATTGTCCTGTTTGAACCATGGTTATTGCATTGTTCGTTCAGAACTGTAGTTTAACATGCAACGCGAAGCTCAAATTGTAGGTTAACAAACCCAGTTATTAGGTCAATGAAACATGAAAAAGGGGTTTAAATGGAAACCAACCTCATTTATTCTGCTTCTAGTTCATTATTAGTACTTTTGGAAGAAAAAACTGACCATTTTATGGCTTGACATAACAGGGTTACGGATCGAAAGGCAACAAGATCCACCATTCTGGGCCCCTGACCTGCCCTTCAGGCAACGTTGACGAGATGCTGAAGGAGAACGACCGGCAAATCCAAGAAGTCTTCCGGCGAACCCGGGTGGAGAAGTCGAGAGCGAGGAGGGATCATGGACATCACCAGGGCAGCATAAGACCCGGCGATTTCGGCGCCATCCCTGTCTTCCCTTCCAGCCGCTCCAGCTATCAGGCCATGCAGCAGTGAGGCGCCCGAACAAGAGTTGGAACCTTCGAGTTGCTTTGGTCCCGTGCTGTTTTCGGGGGGATATAGAGCACACGCTATGCTATGCTATGCTATGCTATGCTATGTACAGGGAGGAAGA includes:
- the LOC136461527 gene encoding probable serine/threonine-protein kinase At1g54610, with the translated sequence MGCVCGRPSAFDDGQCRATPPPVAKLSAAVRREEEVRKQQLQLQQHARAGSGREEALERRRAMMAMAAACQVRRPVPRAVEAEQVAVGWPPWLVAVAPEAVRGWVPRRAESFEKLDKIGQGTYSNVYRARDLEKEKIVALKKVRFDNLEPESVKFMAREILILRRLDHPNVIKLEGLVTSRMSCSLYLVFEYMEHDLAGLASFPGVKFTESQVKCYMQQLLRGLEHCHSRHILHRDIKGSNLLIDNRGILKIADFGLASFFDPEQRHPLTSRVVTLWYRPPELLLGATNYGVSVDLWSAGCILAELYAGKPIMPGRTEVEQLHKIFKLCGSPSEDYWRKSKLPHATIFKPQHPYARRVPETFKEFPAPALALVDVLLSVDPADRGTASSALQSEFFTTKPYACNPSSLPRYPPSKEFDAKRREEEARRQGVTGGKQHKHDPERRTRESRAVPAPDANAELVSSLQKRQAQANTRSRSEMFNPCKEDSASGFRIEPPRPTPVTESSEDPQRAYPTRIFHSGPLVNQSEPSKAGGGKNGELQVPGAANHPVVVSTRSGLRTDDGSRTMVAQAEAFAHGRRLSESINEHFSNSGKYDQVFPKKDDRNIRADGAIGYGSKGNKIHHSGPLTCPSGNVDEMLKENDRQIQEVFRRTRVEKSRARRDHGHHQGSIRPGDFGAIPVFPSSRSSYQAMQQ